ATATTCCGCGTGACTACGCGCGAGCCTGGCAGACGCTTGCCGCCGCGCTGGAGCAGAACCGCGCCGGAGTTTTAGACCAGTACTTTGCAGGATTCGCGCGGACGAAATTCGGGGACGCAATTGCCGCGCAGCAAAAGTCTGGTACCCGCACTCGCTACATTGATCACGGCCACAAGTTGACGGCCTACTTCTACTCTCCGGATGGCGGCGCCATGGAGCTGCACGACACCGCACAATTGGAAATTCAAGTTCTCGATGGCAGCACCGTCCTCCACGATGAGCAAGCAACAATTCGTTACGTGACGCTTATGACGCCGGCAGCGGACCGGTGGAACGTGCGTCTGCTGGAAGCTGTGCCGAACTTCTAACTTCCGGAATTACGGCTTGCTAATTTCGGCGGGTTGGATTTCTTCCACGTCCACCCAGTCGGTAGGATATTTCCCGGTGTAGCAAGCAGTGCAGTAGGTAGCTTTCTGCCCGTCACCGCAGGCGCGCTTCATTCCATCCAGCGACAAATAGGAGAGCGAGTCTGCGCCGATGTATTCGCGAATTTCCTCGATGGATTTATTGGCCGCAATTAATTGCCGCTTCGAAGGCGTATCCACTCCGTAGAAGCACGGCGAGATGGTTGGAGGGCAGGAAATCCGCATGTGTACCTCGCGGGCCCCTGCGTTGCGAATCATGCGGACGATCTTGCGGCTAGTGGTGCCGCGAACGATGGAGTCGTCAATCAGGACGACTTTCTTTCCTTGAAGCACGCTCCGCACTGGGTTCAGCTTGAGCTTCACACCAAAATCGCGGACGTGCTGCTGCGGCTCAATGAAGGTGCGCCCCACGTAATGGTTACGAATAAGCCCAAAGCGGAATGGGATGCCGCTCTCCGCGGCAAAGCCCATGGCCGCGCTGACGCCGGAATCAGGCACCGGCACTACGATGTCAGCCTCGACTGGCGCTTCGCGTGCCAGCTCCCGGCCTAGAGACTCGCGGCTGATTTCGACGGCGCGCCCGAAGACGATGCTGTCCGGGCGCGAAAAGTAAACGTGCTCAAAAATGCAGGAAGATTGAGGAGCGGCGGGCGCATAGAACTTTGAATACACACCCTCAGGGCCGACCACTACCATTTCGCCCGGCTTCACCTCGCGTTCGTAGTCGGCGCCGATCAGATCGAAGGCGCAGGTTTCAGAGGCGAAGACGATTGTGTCCTGTCCGCCTTTTTCAGCGCGAATGCGCCCCATGGCCAGCGGCCGAAATCCACGCGGATCGCGCACCGCGAAGATGCGGTCGGAGGTAATCATTACCAAAGAGAATGCGCCCTCGACCTGGCGCAGAGAATCCGCGATGGCTTCAGGAAGCGTCTGCTCTTTGGATTGAGCGATCAAGTGAACGATGACTTCCGTATCGCTCGTAGTCTGGAAAATCGATCCCTGATTCTCTAGCCGGTTGCGAATTTCTTGCGCGTTTACCAGGTTTCCATTGTGTGCCAGCCCGATTGTGCCC
The Terriglobales bacterium DNA segment above includes these coding regions:
- the purF gene encoding amidophosphoribosyltransferase translates to MSGLDKYKDECGVVAIYAHPEAEKLAYLGLHALQHRGQESAGIVTSDGVTLHFHKAMGLVADIFTEEVLAPLHGTLAIGHTRYSTAGGSALLNAQPIVARSNKGTIGLAHNGNLVNAQEIRNRLENQGSIFQTTSDTEVIVHLIAQSKEQTLPEAIADSLRQVEGAFSLVMITSDRIFAVRDPRGFRPLAMGRIRAEKGGQDTIVFASETCAFDLIGADYEREVKPGEMVVVGPEGVYSKFYAPAAPQSSCIFEHVYFSRPDSIVFGRAVEISRESLGRELAREAPVEADIVVPVPDSGVSAAMGFAAESGIPFRFGLIRNHYVGRTFIEPQQHVRDFGVKLKLNPVRSVLQGKKVVLIDDSIVRGTTSRKIVRMIRNAGAREVHMRISCPPTISPCFYGVDTPSKRQLIAANKSIEEIREYIGADSLSYLSLDGMKRACGDGQKATYCTACYTGKYPTDWVDVEEIQPAEISKP